A part of Variovorax sp. HW608 genomic DNA contains:
- a CDS encoding sugar ABC transporter ATP-binding protein codes for MALAPILRLVDVSKRYGGVRALERASFASAPGRIHAVLGENGAGKSTLIKIMAGVVQPDEGRIVLEGTERRFSHPQEAVAAGIACIFQELSLMPDLSVADNICITNPPRRHGLIDRQAQRRIAEAALARAGAQDIHPLAPVDSLTLSRRQMVEIAKALARDPKILILDEATSALTTADVERVFSLLKRLRSEGLAIIYISHRMKEIAELADDCSVFRNGSHVATFEAGTRSDAETIEMMIGRDIAHAFPPKPPPRAADAGGAPALETRALSWSNRLHDIDMAVWPGEIVGLGGLDGQGQREFFLSLFGVLRGVTGEVRLQGRPASVRDPRQAKSRRLGIALVPEDRKTDGLMLPMSVKENLSLAALDRLSRAGVLIAADEAEAVSRMVRRLSIKAPDTGDPVATLSGGNQQKVVIGKWLINAPRILLLNDPTRGIDVGTKQEIYALVRTLADEGAAVMLYSTDYAELIGCCDRVAVFYDGRIVRWLAGAELTERALVSSALNLERAAA; via the coding sequence TTGGCTTTGGCACCGATCCTGCGGCTGGTCGACGTCTCCAAGCGCTACGGCGGCGTGCGGGCGCTGGAGCGCGCCAGCTTCGCCTCTGCACCGGGCCGCATCCACGCGGTGCTCGGCGAGAACGGCGCCGGCAAGTCGACGCTCATCAAGATCATGGCCGGCGTGGTGCAGCCCGACGAGGGCCGCATCGTGCTGGAGGGCACGGAGCGCCGCTTCTCGCATCCCCAGGAGGCGGTCGCGGCCGGCATCGCGTGCATCTTCCAGGAGCTGTCGCTGATGCCGGACCTCTCTGTCGCGGACAACATCTGCATCACCAATCCGCCGCGCCGGCATGGCCTGATCGACCGCCAGGCGCAGCGCCGCATCGCCGAGGCCGCGCTGGCACGCGCGGGGGCGCAAGACATCCACCCGCTGGCGCCGGTCGATAGCCTGACGCTGTCGCGGCGGCAGATGGTCGAGATCGCGAAGGCGCTCGCGCGCGATCCGAAGATCCTGATCCTCGACGAGGCGACCTCGGCCCTGACCACGGCGGACGTGGAGCGCGTCTTTTCGCTGCTCAAGCGCCTGCGCAGCGAAGGCCTCGCGATCATCTACATCTCGCACCGCATGAAGGAGATCGCCGAGCTGGCCGACGACTGCTCGGTATTCCGCAACGGCAGCCATGTCGCGACCTTCGAGGCCGGCACGCGCAGCGACGCGGAAACCATCGAGATGATGATCGGCCGCGACATCGCGCACGCCTTTCCGCCCAAGCCGCCGCCGCGTGCCGCGGACGCCGGCGGCGCACCGGCCCTGGAGACGCGCGCCCTCTCGTGGAGCAACCGGCTGCACGACATCGACATGGCGGTGTGGCCCGGCGAGATCGTCGGGCTCGGCGGGCTCGACGGCCAGGGGCAGCGCGAATTCTTCCTTTCGCTCTTCGGCGTGCTGCGCGGCGTGACCGGTGAGGTGCGCCTCCAGGGCCGGCCCGCGTCGGTGCGCGATCCCAGGCAGGCCAAGAGCAGGCGCCTCGGCATCGCGCTGGTGCCCGAGGACCGCAAGACCGACGGCCTGATGCTGCCCATGTCGGTCAAGGAGAACCTGAGCCTCGCCGCGCTCGACCGCCTGAGCCGTGCCGGCGTGCTGATTGCTGCGGACGAGGCCGAGGCGGTCTCGCGGATGGTGCGCCGCCTGTCGATCAAGGCGCCGGACACCGGCGATCCGGTCGCCACGCTCTCGGGCGGCAACCAGCAGAAGGTGGTGATCGGAAAATGGTTGATCAATGCGCCGCGCATCCTGCTCTTGAACGACCCGACGCGCGGCATCGACGTCGGCACCAAGCAGGAGATCTATGCACTGGTGCGCACGCTGGCCGACGAGGGCGCGGCAGTGATGCTCTATTCGACCGACTACGCGGAGCTGATCGGCTGCTGCGACCGCGTCGCGGTCTTCTACGACGGGCGGATCGTGCGCTGGCTGGCCGGCGCGGAACTCACCGAACGGGCGCTGGTGTCGAGCGCCCTGAACCTGGAACGGGCCGCAGCATGA
- a CDS encoding glycosyltransferase, which yields MEILVVVGTLSGQGGIETCVQSLAQEARANGDHVRVLALCPSTVDGSWHEGLDYGEMPNGSPSLRRQAIESLPAVVRACRQQRPDAVIVIYSSSIPLARLALFLAGLKRPVMAWLHFSDALKQRTSLLRFAHGHICISQPIVESTRRLAGIRPENVHLVHNGTRVDSTAPIARSAQGPLRIVHVGRLTVGGQKRTDDLLRALATVEGDWRLQVVGTVALAGDAGKLEALADALGIADRIDWVGWQPDPWAALERADLLVLCSAFEGFPMVLIEAMARGIPCLSSDCPSGPSDIVRPGQNGWLYPVADYDALAGRLQAIVANRSLLPAPDAVRASVRPFSSRAVFLKIRKAIEQTRGSACPPSSVPIHE from the coding sequence ATGGAGATTCTTGTTGTCGTCGGGACCTTGAGCGGTCAGGGTGGAATCGAGACTTGCGTGCAGTCGCTCGCGCAGGAAGCGCGAGCCAATGGCGATCATGTCCGGGTGCTCGCGTTGTGCCCCAGCACCGTCGACGGGAGCTGGCACGAGGGGCTGGACTACGGCGAGATGCCGAACGGGTCGCCGTCGCTGAGGCGGCAGGCCATCGAAAGCCTGCCCGCCGTGGTTCGCGCGTGCCGCCAGCAGCGGCCGGACGCCGTCATCGTCATCTACAGCTCGTCGATTCCGCTGGCGAGGCTCGCGCTGTTCCTCGCGGGGCTGAAGCGGCCGGTCATGGCGTGGCTGCATTTCTCCGACGCGCTCAAGCAGCGCACCAGCCTGCTGCGCTTCGCGCACGGCCACATCTGCATCAGCCAGCCCATCGTGGAATCGACCCGAAGGCTCGCAGGCATCCGGCCCGAGAACGTCCATCTCGTGCACAACGGCACGCGCGTCGATTCGACCGCGCCGATCGCGCGCAGCGCACAGGGGCCGCTGCGGATCGTCCACGTCGGCCGCCTCACCGTGGGAGGTCAGAAGCGGACCGACGATCTGCTGCGGGCGCTCGCAACGGTCGAGGGCGACTGGCGACTGCAGGTCGTCGGGACGGTCGCCCTCGCCGGCGACGCCGGCAAGCTGGAGGCGCTCGCCGATGCGCTGGGCATCGCCGATCGCATCGACTGGGTGGGCTGGCAGCCCGACCCATGGGCCGCACTGGAGCGCGCGGACCTGCTCGTCCTCTGCTCGGCCTTCGAAGGCTTCCCGATGGTGCTGATCGAGGCGATGGCGCGCGGCATTCCGTGCCTCAGCAGCGATTGCCCGTCCGGCCCGTCGGACATCGTGCGGCCGGGGCAGAACGGGTGGCTCTATCCCGTGGCCGACTACGACGCACTGGCCGGCCGGCTCCAGGCCATCGTGGCCAATCGCTCGCTGTTGCCGGCCCCGGATGCGGTACGCGCCTCCGTGCGGCCGTTCAGCAGCCGGGCGGTGTTCCTGAAGATCAGGAAGGCGATCGAACAGACCCGCGGCAGCGCTTGCCCGCCGAGCTCCGTCCCCATCCATGAGTGA
- a CDS encoding ABC transporter permease — translation MSSLALRFRRSGHLPVLAGALCTVALLLVGSLYSKNFLSPDYLLLQLQIASFLGVIATGAMLVILLGGIDLSVPWLVTVGGMMSAAAAGWWGGAGAAIAIPFGILCGAALGLVNGIGVAYLRVPSMIFTLGINAVAQGLIVVHTGGFAPQDRATPAMHLIATGRSLLGIPNALLVWIALGAATMFLLHRTTFGRAIYAVGNRERAAYLSGIDTRRVTLLCFVIAGACSAAAGVLLTGYSTKAYQAMGDAYQLPAIAAVVLGGTNILGGQGAYLGTVVGVILITLLQSILSVMQIPEMGRQVIYGVVIITMLLVYGRGRRQTG, via the coding sequence ATGAGCAGCCTAGCGTTGCGGTTCAGGCGATCGGGGCATCTGCCGGTGCTCGCGGGCGCGCTGTGCACCGTCGCGCTGCTGCTCGTCGGCAGCCTCTATTCGAAGAACTTCCTCTCGCCGGACTACCTGCTGCTGCAGTTGCAGATCGCCTCCTTCCTCGGCGTGATCGCCACCGGCGCGATGCTGGTGATCCTGCTCGGCGGCATCGACCTCTCGGTGCCGTGGCTGGTCACGGTAGGCGGCATGATGTCGGCCGCCGCCGCGGGCTGGTGGGGCGGCGCGGGCGCGGCGATCGCGATCCCCTTCGGCATCCTGTGCGGCGCGGCACTGGGGCTGGTCAACGGCATCGGCGTGGCCTACCTGCGCGTGCCCTCGATGATCTTCACGCTCGGCATCAACGCGGTCGCGCAGGGCTTGATCGTGGTGCACACCGGCGGCTTCGCGCCGCAGGACCGCGCCACGCCCGCGATGCACCTGATCGCGACCGGCCGCTCGCTGCTCGGCATTCCGAACGCGCTCCTGGTGTGGATCGCGCTCGGCGCGGCCACGATGTTCCTCCTGCATCGCACGACCTTCGGCCGGGCGATCTACGCGGTGGGCAACCGCGAGCGCGCCGCGTACCTGTCGGGCATCGACACGCGCCGCGTGACGCTCTTGTGCTTCGTGATCGCGGGCGCGTGCTCGGCGGCGGCCGGCGTGCTCCTGACCGGCTATTCGACCAAGGCCTACCAGGCGATGGGCGACGCCTACCAGTTGCCGGCCATTGCGGCCGTGGTGCTGGGCGGCACCAACATCCTCGGCGGCCAGGGCGCGTACCTCGGCACCGTGGTCGGGGTGATCCTGATCACCCTGCTCCAATCGATACTCTCGGTGATGCAGATTCCCGAGATGGGGCGGCAGGTCATCTATGGCGTCGTCATCATCACGATGCTGCTGGTCTATGGCCGCGGCCGCCGGCAGACCGGCTGA
- a CDS encoding LysR family transcriptional regulator — MKLDPVSLRLFVAVMEEGTIAAAAQREHIAPAAASRRISELEGVLDTMLFERSNRGTRSTPAAHALLGLARNVLYGLDDIAEQMAGFGAGLRGHVRVFANISAITQFLPDELRSFMAAAPMVQVHLQERISTAIARAVADSTADIGILNAGDYGESLSFLPYRSDELVLLVPRGHALARRRRVRFREALAYEFVGAHPGSAINALLHRLASEAGQPLRLRIQVSAYDAMALMVAAGLGIGVLPRLSARLYVSSLGIRTVSLDEAWASRQLVLAVRSIEALSPAARMLVDHLADASRRGGQTSPAGPRTGGNE, encoded by the coding sequence ATGAAGCTCGATCCGGTCTCGTTGCGCCTCTTCGTGGCGGTCATGGAAGAAGGCACCATCGCCGCCGCGGCCCAGCGCGAACACATCGCGCCGGCGGCGGCGAGCAGGCGCATCAGCGAGCTCGAGGGCGTGCTCGACACGATGCTGTTCGAGCGCAGCAACCGGGGCACACGATCCACGCCCGCCGCGCATGCGCTGCTCGGCCTCGCGCGCAACGTGCTCTACGGGCTCGACGACATCGCCGAGCAGATGGCCGGCTTCGGCGCCGGGCTGCGCGGGCACGTGCGCGTGTTCGCGAACATCTCGGCCATCACCCAGTTCCTGCCGGACGAGCTGCGCAGCTTCATGGCGGCGGCGCCGATGGTGCAGGTGCACCTGCAGGAGCGCATCAGCACCGCCATCGCGCGCGCCGTGGCCGACAGCACGGCGGACATCGGCATCCTCAATGCCGGCGACTACGGCGAGTCGCTGAGCTTCCTGCCCTACCGCAGCGATGAACTGGTGCTGCTGGTGCCGCGCGGCCATGCGCTGGCACGCCGACGCCGGGTGCGGTTCCGCGAGGCGCTCGCCTACGAATTCGTCGGCGCGCATCCGGGCAGCGCGATCAACGCGCTGCTGCACCGCCTGGCGAGCGAGGCCGGCCAGCCGCTGCGGCTTCGCATCCAGGTCAGCGCCTACGACGCGATGGCACTGATGGTCGCTGCAGGCCTGGGCATAGGCGTCCTGCCACGGCTGAGCGCGAGGCTCTATGTGTCGTCACTGGGGATTCGCACGGTGTCGCTCGACGAAGCGTGGGCCAGCCGCCAACTGGTGCTGGCGGTGCGCTCCATCGAGGCCCTGTCGCCGGCCGCGCGCATGCTGGTGGACCATCTGGCCGATGCGTCGCGCAGGGGAGGGCAAACGTCGCCGGCGGGGCCCCGGACCGGGGGGAATGAGTGA
- a CDS encoding SMP-30/gluconolactonase/LRE family protein: protein MTIETAASYEVLDPRFSRLIFPTVHVEKLYTGCRWAEGPAWFAAGRYLVWSDIPNDRMMRWDETDGSVSVFRQPALNSNGHTVDLQGRLVSCEHRGRCVSRTEHDGSRTVLASHHEGKRFNSPNDVVVKSDGSIWFSDPSYGIDSDYEGDAAPSEIGDRCVFRIDPQDGSVARVADGFVQPNGLAFSPDERLLYVADTGATHVADGPRHIRRFQVADDGRSLGGGEVFATCGNGLFDGFRIDANGHLWSSAGDGVHCYTPDGTLIGKIHLPEVVANVCFGGPKLNRLFICATTSLYAVYLNARAARRNGA, encoded by the coding sequence ATGACGATCGAAACCGCCGCCAGCTACGAGGTGCTCGACCCCCGCTTCAGCCGGCTCATCTTCCCGACCGTGCACGTCGAAAAGCTCTACACCGGCTGCCGCTGGGCCGAGGGGCCGGCCTGGTTCGCGGCCGGGCGCTATCTCGTGTGGTCCGACATCCCGAACGACCGCATGATGCGCTGGGACGAAACCGACGGCTCGGTCTCGGTCTTCCGCCAGCCGGCGCTCAACAGCAACGGCCACACCGTGGACCTGCAGGGCCGGCTGGTCTCCTGCGAGCATCGCGGACGCTGCGTGTCGCGCACCGAGCACGACGGCTCGCGCACCGTGCTCGCATCGCACCACGAAGGCAAGCGCTTCAACTCGCCGAACGACGTGGTGGTGAAGTCCGACGGCAGCATCTGGTTCTCGGACCCGAGCTACGGCATCGACAGCGACTACGAAGGCGACGCCGCGCCGAGCGAGATCGGCGACCGCTGCGTCTTTCGCATCGATCCGCAGGACGGCTCGGTGGCGCGCGTGGCGGATGGCTTCGTGCAACCCAACGGCCTGGCCTTCTCGCCCGACGAGCGGCTGCTGTACGTGGCCGACACCGGCGCGACGCATGTCGCGGACGGCCCGCGCCACATCCGCCGCTTCCAGGTCGCGGACGATGGCCGCAGTCTCGGCGGCGGCGAGGTCTTCGCCACCTGCGGCAACGGTCTCTTCGATGGCTTTCGCATCGACGCCAATGGCCACCTCTGGAGCAGCGCGGGCGACGGCGTGCACTGCTACACGCCGGACGGCACGCTGATCGGCAAGATCCACCTGCCCGAGGTCGTCGCCAACGTGTGCTTCGGCGGTCCGAAGCTCAACCGGCTCTTCATCTGCGCCACGACCTCGCTCTACGCGGTGTATCTGAATGCGCGGGCGGCGCGCCGAAACGGCGCCTGA
- a CDS encoding transcriptional regulator gives MEMSTVPAVHDATLPDKWIEANSSVFRENFDRMSFEVSHHLALHPLFQLPQLMELAERTLKTRPSDLYYDMGNVAPGQKWKDTGRVFSPLKALRQLEDSSAWFIFRSTQRDPAYTELYRHAIAEIKDMVGGGIESKISREDIIIFVTSPKRVTAYHIDRECNFILQIHGKKDLHVFDREDRQVLPEEELERYWSVDHNAPNYRPELQNRARSYKLVPGNGVHVPVNCPHWLQNDDNISVTLSVNFQFIDSMRADVYRANHYLRRLGINPSPPGRSSLRDRAKVMAFSIANALTPLRTDPLSTEPLSQARRSEGRK, from the coding sequence ATGGAGATGTCCACGGTTCCAGCGGTGCATGATGCGACATTGCCCGACAAATGGATCGAAGCGAATTCTTCGGTGTTTCGGGAGAATTTCGACCGGATGAGTTTCGAGGTCAGCCACCATTTGGCATTGCATCCGCTCTTTCAACTCCCCCAATTGATGGAGCTGGCGGAGCGAACCCTGAAAACGCGCCCATCGGATCTTTACTACGACATGGGCAACGTCGCTCCCGGTCAAAAATGGAAAGATACGGGTCGTGTGTTCTCCCCACTGAAAGCATTGAGGCAGCTCGAGGATTCAAGCGCCTGGTTCATTTTCAGAAGCACGCAAAGAGATCCCGCCTACACCGAGCTGTACAGGCACGCGATCGCGGAGATCAAGGATATGGTTGGCGGCGGTATCGAATCCAAGATCAGCAGGGAAGACATCATCATTTTTGTGACATCGCCGAAGCGGGTGACGGCATATCACATAGATCGTGAATGCAATTTCATTCTTCAAATTCACGGGAAAAAGGATCTGCATGTCTTCGATCGTGAAGATCGGCAGGTTCTTCCGGAGGAAGAGCTTGAGCGATACTGGTCGGTCGACCACAACGCACCAAACTATAGACCCGAACTGCAGAACCGCGCGCGCTCGTACAAATTGGTTCCTGGAAATGGCGTACACGTTCCGGTCAACTGCCCTCATTGGTTGCAGAACGACGACAATATCTCGGTGACCTTGAGCGTGAATTTCCAATTCATAGATTCCATGCGAGCGGATGTCTATCGGGCCAACCATTACCTCAGAAGGCTTGGAATCAATCCCAGCCCGCCCGGACGGAGTTCCCTGCGTGATCGAGCCAAGGTCATGGCATTTTCAATCGCGAATGCCTTGACCCCATTGAGAACGGACCCGCTTTCAACTGAGCCCCTGTCTCAAGCCAGGAGGTCCGAAGGGAGGAAATGA
- a CDS encoding cupin-like domain-containing protein: protein MLGEFVPRERAAAFAADGKPRSGGLLDFDPEAVGSSYNRRPFIVRHHLAEHPLLTLESLFALCRRLPEDFVKLRRGVIPGNAHFDSSYDRYRDGLSLEETLAHFEELKAYICIYNPERDPTYRPLIAGLLAEIGAAIADIDPVITWFSTYIFVSTSGAVTPYHMDREMNFLLQVRGDKEVLLWDPADEEILSPAEKDHLLSAFGAWRPTYKPSFESKAMHFDLKPGIGVHHPFIAPHRVHTLDGLSVSLAFTFRTLKSDMATKAHSFNEILRRLGMSPHPIGENEAVDHVKAVASNAVRGPIKLWQARRRVMQWPTQPST from the coding sequence ATGCTTGGAGAGTTCGTCCCGCGCGAACGGGCCGCCGCGTTCGCCGCCGACGGGAAGCCGCGATCCGGCGGCTTGCTCGATTTCGATCCCGAAGCGGTCGGCAGTTCGTACAACCGCCGGCCCTTCATCGTCCGCCATCACCTGGCCGAGCATCCGCTCCTGACGCTGGAGTCGCTGTTCGCGCTGTGCCGGCGACTGCCGGAGGACTTCGTCAAGCTCCGGCGGGGCGTGATTCCCGGCAATGCCCACTTCGATTCGTCCTACGACCGCTACCGGGACGGCCTCTCGCTCGAGGAAACGCTCGCGCATTTCGAGGAATTGAAGGCCTATATCTGCATCTACAACCCGGAGCGCGATCCGACCTATCGGCCGCTCATCGCGGGCCTTCTGGCCGAAATCGGCGCCGCCATCGCGGACATCGATCCGGTCATCACCTGGTTCTCGACCTACATCTTCGTCTCGACCAGCGGCGCGGTGACGCCCTACCACATGGACCGCGAGATGAACTTCCTGCTCCAGGTGCGCGGGGACAAGGAAGTGCTGCTCTGGGACCCCGCCGACGAGGAAATCCTGAGCCCCGCGGAAAAGGACCACCTGCTCTCCGCCTTCGGCGCCTGGCGGCCGACCTACAAGCCGTCCTTCGAGTCCAAGGCGATGCACTTCGACCTCAAGCCCGGCATCGGCGTGCACCACCCGTTCATCGCGCCGCACAGGGTCCATACCCTGGACGGCCTTTCCGTTTCGCTCGCCTTCACCTTCCGCACCCTCAAGTCCGACATGGCGACCAAGGCCCACAGCTTCAACGAGATCCTGAGGCGGCTGGGCATGTCGCCGCATCCGATCGGAGAAAACGAGGCCGTGGATCACGTCAAGGCCGTCGCATCGAATGCGGTGCGGGGCCCGATCAAGCTGTGGCAGGCGCGCAGGCGGGTGATGCAATGGCCCACTCAGCCCAGCACGTAG
- a CDS encoding sugar ABC transporter substrate-binding protein: protein MIFRTRIVAAAAAFACASAMAAGPSVVSGPGENPACFKPWDASTKYFQWPAKKGPYRIALANGFVGNTWRIQMIKMAKAYAATPEMKSQIKEFKIVSTGTDVAAQIAAIDNFINSGYDAIVTIAVNPTAFAPVIKRANAAGVVVVPFDNVLDSDQVMMVNEDQLGIGQQSGEWVVKNIPSKSGKLLEVRGVPGNSVDRDRHLGFRKVVEAPGNKFEVVEVVGNWDDGTAQKAVADAVAVHKNFDGMFVQGGSTGAVRALIDAKHKMIPVAGEAENGFRKLCVEHAKDGLVCASLGQSPGLVAISMKAAVAALQGKVMPQMISVPIPMATHPNFEAGENYFPDLTDNFFTTNDFPPCDVNLKATDIMSKDEKNN from the coding sequence ATGATCTTTCGCACCCGCATCGTCGCCGCAGCCGCGGCATTCGCCTGCGCATCCGCCATGGCGGCCGGCCCCTCGGTGGTCAGCGGCCCGGGCGAGAACCCCGCCTGCTTCAAGCCCTGGGACGCCAGCACCAAGTACTTCCAGTGGCCGGCCAAGAAGGGGCCGTACCGCATCGCGCTCGCCAACGGCTTCGTGGGCAACACCTGGCGCATCCAGATGATCAAGATGGCCAAGGCCTACGCGGCGACGCCGGAGATGAAGTCGCAGATCAAGGAGTTCAAGATCGTCTCCACCGGCACCGACGTCGCGGCGCAGATCGCGGCGATCGACAACTTCATCAACTCGGGCTACGACGCGATCGTGACGATCGCGGTCAACCCCACCGCCTTCGCGCCGGTGATCAAGCGCGCGAATGCGGCCGGCGTGGTGGTCGTGCCCTTCGACAACGTGCTCGACAGCGACCAGGTGATGATGGTCAACGAGGACCAGCTCGGGATCGGCCAGCAGTCCGGCGAATGGGTGGTCAAGAACATCCCGAGCAAGAGCGGCAAGCTGCTCGAAGTGCGCGGCGTGCCGGGCAACTCGGTGGACCGCGACCGTCACCTCGGCTTCCGCAAGGTGGTGGAAGCGCCGGGCAACAAGTTCGAGGTGGTCGAGGTCGTCGGCAACTGGGACGACGGCACCGCGCAGAAGGCGGTCGCCGATGCGGTGGCGGTGCACAAGAACTTCGACGGCATGTTCGTGCAGGGCGGCTCCACCGGCGCGGTGCGCGCGCTGATCGACGCCAAGCACAAGATGATTCCGGTTGCGGGCGAGGCCGAGAACGGCTTCCGCAAGCTGTGCGTGGAGCACGCCAAGGATGGCCTGGTGTGCGCCTCGCTCGGCCAGTCGCCGGGTCTGGTCGCGATCTCGATGAAGGCCGCCGTGGCCGCGCTGCAGGGCAAGGTGATGCCGCAGATGATCTCGGTGCCGATCCCGATGGCGACGCATCCGAACTTCGAGGCGGGCGAGAACTACTTCCCCGACCTCACCGACAACTTCTTCACCACGAATGATTTCCCGCCCTGCGACGTGAACCTCAAGGCGACGGACATCATGTCGAAGGACGAGAAGAACAACTGA
- a CDS encoding CaiB/BaiF CoA transferase family protein has translation MQAPHPQPGAASIQGALAGLRVVEMGQLIAGPFCGKTLGDFGADVIKIEPPADPARPAASGGDPLRNWRMLQDGTSVWWQVQSRNKRSIALDLRASEGQDIARRLIAEADVLIENFRPGTLEGWGMGWETLQALNPRLVMLRISGYGQTGPYRDLPGFGAIGEAMGGLRHLTGEPGRVPVRTGISIGDSLAALHGTIGVLMALYHRAVHGGPGQVIDVALHEAVFNVMESLIPEYSAFGAVREAAGSALPGIAPSNAYRCADGYVLIAGNGDSIFRRLMEVVGRPELGSAPDLQSNAGRAARVEEIDAAIGEWTLPRTLPQVLSALGEARVPAGRVYTAKDIHEDPHYRARDMILRQTTRDGREIDVPGIVPKLSLTPGTVRTSAPHLGDDTDSVLSELGLAAGDIAALRAKGAVA, from the coding sequence ATGCAAGCACCCCACCCCCAACCCGGCGCCGCCTCGATCCAGGGCGCCCTCGCCGGACTGCGCGTAGTCGAAATGGGCCAGCTCATCGCCGGCCCCTTCTGCGGCAAGACGCTCGGCGATTTCGGCGCCGACGTCATCAAGATCGAACCGCCTGCCGACCCGGCGCGCCCCGCTGCGAGCGGCGGCGATCCGCTGCGCAACTGGCGCATGCTGCAGGACGGCACTTCGGTCTGGTGGCAGGTGCAGTCGCGCAACAAGCGCTCGATCGCGCTCGACCTACGCGCCAGCGAGGGCCAGGACATCGCGCGTCGGCTGATCGCCGAGGCCGACGTGCTGATCGAGAACTTCCGCCCCGGCACGCTCGAAGGCTGGGGCATGGGCTGGGAAACGCTGCAGGCGCTGAATCCGCGCCTCGTGATGCTGCGCATCTCGGGTTACGGCCAGACCGGCCCGTACCGCGACCTGCCCGGCTTCGGCGCGATCGGCGAGGCGATGGGCGGCCTGCGCCACCTGACCGGCGAACCCGGCCGCGTGCCGGTGCGCACCGGCATCTCCATCGGCGACTCGCTGGCGGCGCTGCACGGCACCATCGGCGTGCTGATGGCGCTCTACCACCGCGCGGTGCACGGCGGACCGGGGCAGGTCATCGACGTGGCGCTGCACGAAGCGGTGTTCAACGTCATGGAAAGCCTGATCCCCGAATACAGCGCCTTCGGCGCGGTGCGCGAGGCGGCCGGCAGCGCCCTGCCCGGCATCGCGCCGTCGAACGCCTACCGCTGCGCCGACGGCTACGTGCTGATCGCCGGCAACGGCGACAGCATCTTCCGCCGCCTGATGGAGGTCGTCGGCCGCCCCGAACTCGGCAGCGCGCCCGATCTGCAGAGCAACGCGGGCCGCGCGGCGCGCGTCGAGGAGATCGATGCCGCGATCGGCGAATGGACGCTGCCGCGCACCCTCCCGCAGGTGCTCTCGGCACTCGGCGAAGCGCGCGTGCCCGCAGGCCGCGTCTATACCGCGAAGGACATCCACGAGGACCCGCACTACCGCGCACGCGACATGATCCTGCGCCAGACCACGCGCGACGGCCGCGAGATCGACGTGCCGGGCATCGTGCCCAAGCTCTCGCTCACGCCGGGCACCGTGCGCACTTCGGCGCCGCACCTGGGGGACGACACCGACAGCGTTCTTTCCGAACTGGGACTGGCCGCGGGCGACATTGCGGCGCTGCGCGCGAAGGGAGCCGTGGCATGA
- a CDS encoding ABC transporter permease → MKHADWRFYLREHRAVLATAAMFVVIFALYIAKHPVGWSTPVLTTAANKGVLLAIVAMAQTLPVLTAGIDLSVGMVFVLANCMASHLVLGTPLQAGLGVVAVLATGALCGFINGIIIVYGRLQPIITTLATGIIYFGLALGLRPVPGGDVQAGLADALTGALPGGIPTMLVVLIVVVLLVWVPWRRSVTGRAALAIGSSENASYMSGVAIGRAKIVTYTLAGLLAAIGGLLLTFVTYSGEASSAIGGVYTLNSIAAVVIGGTSLAGGSGSAIGSIFGALVLRTIGDLLFVFDLEPLWQPLFQGVILLAAVSFGSLRLLKVDNRLEIFR, encoded by the coding sequence ATGAAGCACGCCGATTGGCGCTTTTACCTGCGCGAGCACCGCGCCGTCCTCGCGACCGCGGCGATGTTCGTCGTCATCTTCGCGCTCTACATCGCCAAGCATCCGGTCGGCTGGAGCACGCCGGTGCTGACCACCGCGGCCAACAAGGGCGTGCTGCTCGCGATCGTCGCGATGGCGCAGACGCTGCCGGTGCTGACCGCGGGCATCGACCTCTCGGTGGGCATGGTGTTCGTGCTCGCCAACTGCATGGCCTCGCACCTCGTGCTCGGCACGCCGCTGCAGGCGGGACTCGGCGTGGTCGCGGTGCTGGCGACCGGCGCGCTGTGCGGCTTCATCAACGGGATCATCATCGTCTACGGCCGCCTGCAGCCGATCATCACCACGCTGGCCACCGGCATCATCTACTTCGGCCTCGCGCTGGGCCTGCGGCCGGTGCCGGGCGGCGACGTGCAGGCGGGCCTGGCCGATGCGCTCACGGGCGCCCTGCCCGGCGGCATCCCCACGATGCTGGTGGTGCTCATCGTGGTGGTGCTCCTGGTATGGGTACCCTGGCGCCGTTCGGTGACCGGACGCGCGGCGCTGGCGATCGGCTCGTCCGAAAACGCGAGCTACATGTCCGGCGTCGCGATCGGCCGCGCGAAGATCGTCACCTACACGCTCGCGGGCCTGCTGGCGGCCATCGGCGGGCTGCTGCTCACCTTCGTGACCTACTCGGGCGAGGCCTCGTCGGCCATCGGCGGCGTCTACACGCTGAACTCGATCGCCGCGGTAGTGATCGGCGGCACCTCGCTCGCCGGCGGTTCGGGCAGCGCGATCGGTTCGATCTTCGGCGCGCTGGTGCTGCGCACCATCGGCGACCTGCTCTTCGTGTTCGACCTCGAGCCGCTGTGGCAGCCGCTGTTCCAGGGCGTGATCCTGCTGGCCGCGGTGAGCTTCGGGTCGCTGCGGCTGCTCAAGGTCGACAACCGGCTCGAGATCTTCCGGTGA